CGCGCCGAGATCGATCACCTTCGGGTCGGCGACTCCGCCCCTGGCCTGGCACAACTGGCGCTGACGCTGGCCGCATTGATGGATGAGAAGGGCGGGGCGACAGCGAAGGCGAACGCGGGCCGCGAGCTACGCGCCGTGATCGAGAGCCTGCGGAAGCTGGCGCCGGTGGAGGAGCAGGACGACGGGGTCGATCAGCTCTCGCAGAAGCGGGAGGCGCGTCGTGTCCGTGCTCGCCGTGCCTGAGCCGGAAGGTGCGCAGACTCCGCGCCTGTTCACGGCGCCGCAATCCTTCTTGTCCTCGGCCGGGCAGGAGGCCGTCGAGCTGGCGGCGATGGCCGGGCTGGAGCTGTTCCCGTGGCAGCAGCACGTCTTGGACGTCGGTATGCGGGAGCGGCCTGACGGGAACTGGTCGGCGTTCGAGGTCGCGGTGAACGTGCCGAGGCAGAACGGCAAGGGCGGCATCATCGAGGCCCGTGAGTTGGCCGGCCTGTTTCTGCTGGGCGAGCGGTTGATCATTCACAGTGCGCACGAGTTCAAGACGTCGCGGGTCGCGTTCCAGCGTGTGCAGTCTCTCATCCTTGGGTGCCCTGACCTGCGCAAACGCGTGAAGCGTGTTCTCAACAACACCACGGAGACGTCGATCACGCTGGTGACGGGGCAGGCGCTCCAGTTCATCGCCCGCTCAGGCGGCTCAGGCCGAGGCTGGACTGGTGACTGCAACATCCTCGACGAGGCGATGATCCTCGGCGACGACGCGATGGGCGCGCTGATGCCGACCATGTCGGCGGTGGAGAACCCGCAGATCTGGTACCTCGGGTCGGCGGGGATCGGCTCTCCGTCGGTGCAACTGGCCCGGTTGCGGCAACGCTGTCAGGGGGCTGTGGAGTCCGGGGAGCCGGACCCGTCGATGGCGTACTTCGAGTGGTCGGTCGACCCGCACGCGGACGAGTGTGCCCCCGACTGCACGGACCACGATGA
This sequence is a window from Streptomyces sp. NBC_01775. Protein-coding genes within it:
- a CDS encoding terminase encodes the protein MPEPEGAQTPRLFTAPQSFLSSAGQEAVELAAMAGLELFPWQQHVLDVGMRERPDGNWSAFEVAVNVPRQNGKGGIIEARELAGLFLLGERLIIHSAHEFKTSRVAFQRVQSLILGCPDLRKRVKRVLNNTTETSITLVTGQALQFIARSGGSGRGWTGDCNILDEAMILGDDAMGALMPTMSAVENPQIWYLGSAGIGSPSVQLARLRQRCQGAVESGEPDPSMAYFEWSVDPHADECAPDCTDHDDADDPAAWARANPSLGYLITPEFVRNERASLGNGGIFERERLGVGDYPSDTADTWQVIGEDAWRPLGAAESEPSEPVCFAIDATPERSHAAICVAGEWRGGTHVEVVEHRPGLGWVVERAAELHERHRPRCWVVDAGGPAGSLIAELAERLGVEIVQPKVREIAAACGQFYDAVAEQTISHLDQAPLAAALAGAQKRPLGDAWAWARRLVSVDISPLVGVTLAKWGLGAEVEEAGDILDSVW